The Megachile rotundata isolate GNS110a chromosome 3, iyMegRotu1, whole genome shotgun sequence genome includes a window with the following:
- the Art7 gene encoding arginine methyltransferase 7 isoform X1, translating into MIKTSFTRFISHSRNMSIFIQCLNPLTGIITWEEKDENYDYHQEVARSAFADMLHDHERNQKYYAALKTAIERKHQSGEEANVLDIGTGTGLLSMMAAKCGADSITACEAFTPVAKCAIRIIQENGFDDKIKLIHKRSTKMTVGKNGDMIKRANILVTEVFDTELIGEGAISTFHHALENLLEENSIVIPHTATIWAQVVESSTVCAWNTVHPIQYKNKCLLNIPQSVKCCSGAAAVHDIQLTQFPHTAFKPLLPAQPIFRFNFSGKTPLLYDDKVCLHVKPIANGTAHAIFMWWDLNMDIDNKVLLSCAPAWEHPDAKKLQDEGFSLTEIADLIPWRDHWMQAIYYLPVETPVTTNNEVSLIGYHDEYSLWFQLINKSVNEIPNCERPICSCSIHVAYCRTRIGQLNDQKRNDKYIKALEKKITSDTVCLCLSDGSLLGLAAIKLGAKKIFILETNFLSRKSMETFIQANGLTEKVEIIRSINDLPSENTINLIFGEPYFITSIVPWENLYFWYLISRYSSNIQRIPIGMTLMGVVVEFKDLHKIRAPLGICEDFDLSSFDKLIQMSSDKSDSPIEAQPLWEYPAKALSLPFVIKEFDLTNSVTEYENINISNTVPILENGMCNGVALWVNWHLDSEITVSTGPTAEIQPGKRISWDPFTRQGVHLFRDITNVTQQNILLSLFSFIPQHGNVKFDFQILSKNVK; encoded by the exons ATGATTAAGACTTCTTTCACTCgttttatttctcattcacgaaATATGAGtatttttattcaatgtttAAATCCTTTAACCGGTATTATTACGTGGGAAGAAAAGGATGAAAATTATGATTATCACCAAGAAGTTGCAAGATCAGCATTTGCTGATATGTTACATGATCATGAAAGA aaccaaaaatattatgcagctcTCAAAACTGCAATTGAAAGAAAGCATCAATCAGGAGAAGAAGCTAACGTGCTTGACATAGGAACAGGTACTGGTTTATTATCAATGATGGCTGCTAAATGCGGAGCAGATAGTATAACAGCATGTGag GCTTTCACACCAGTGGCTAAATgtgcaataagaataatacaagaaaatggatttgatgataaaattaaattaatacataaacGTTCGACAAAAATGACTGTTGGGAAAAATGGAGATATGATCAAGAGAGCAAATATTTTAGTTACTGAAGTATTTGATACTGAACTTATTGGAGAAGGAGCGATTTCCACATTTCATCATGCGCTTGAAAATCTTCTTGAA GAAAATAGTATAGTGATACCACATACTGCTACAATTTGGGCACAAGTTGTTGAGAGTTCTACTGTATGTGCATGGAATACAGTACATCcaattcaatataaaaataaatgtttgttaAATATACCGCAATCTGTCAAATGTTGTTCAGGAGCAGCTGCAGTACATGATATACAATTAACCCAATTTCCTCATACTGCATTTAAACCTTTATTACCAGCCCAACCTATATTTAG ATTTAATTTCTCTGGTAAAACACCTTTACTTTATGATGATAAAGTATGCTTGCATGTGAAACCAATTGCAAATGGTACAGCACATGCAATTTTTATGTGGTGGGATTTAAATATGGATATTGATAATAAG GTTTTATTAAGCTGTGCACCTGCATGGGAGCATCCTGATGCAAAGAAGTTACAAGATGAAGGTTTCAGTTTAACAGAGATAGCAGATTTAATACCATGGAGAGATCATTGGATGCAAGCTATTTACTATTTACCTGTAGAGACTCCAGTTACTACTAATAATGAAGTTAGCCTGATTGGCTACCATGACGAATATTCATTATGGTTTCAACTTATAAATAAATCAGT AAATGAAATACCAAATTGTGAAAGACCTATTTGCAGTTGTAGTATTCATGTTGCTTACTGCAGGACACGTATAGGGCAATTGAATGATCAAAAACGAaatgataaatatattaaagccttagaaaagaaaattacatCAGACACAGTTTGTTTATGTCTTTCAGACGGTAGCTTATTAGGTTTAGCAGCAATTAAATTGGGTGCAAAAAAGATATTCATTTTAGAGACAAACTTCTTATCTAGGAAAAGTATGGAGACATTTATTCAAGCTAACGGTCTTACAGAAAAAGTTGAGATTATTCGATCAATAAATGATTTACCGTCAGAAAATacgataaatttaatttttggtgaaCCGTATTTTATTACGTCAATTGTACCATGGGAAAACCTTTATTTCTGGTATCTTATTTCAAGATATTCTTCTAACATACAAAGGATTCCGATTGGCATGACGTTAATGGGTGTTGTAgttgaatttaaagatttacatAAAATACGAGCACCGCTTGGAATTTGTGAAGACTTTGATTTATCTAGCTTTGATAAACTTATACAG ATGTCAAGTGATAAAAGTGACAGTCCAATAGAAGCTCAACCATTGTGGGAATATCCTGCTAAAGCATTAAGTTTGCCTTTTGTCATTAAAGAATTTGATTTGACAAACAGTGTCACTGAAtacgaaaatataaatatttcaaacactGTGCCTATTTTAGA GAATGGGATGTGTAATGGCGTAGCGTTATGGGTCAATTGGCATTTGGATTCCGAGATTACAGTATCGACTGGACCTACTGCGGAAATACAACCTGGTAAACGGATATCGTGGGATCCGTTTACAAGGCAAGGTGTACATTTATTTAGAGACATAACAAATGTTACGCAACAGAATATTCTTTTATCATTATTTAGTTTTATACCACAACATGGAAATGTTAAAtttgattttcaaatattgtcaaagaatgtaaaataa
- the Art7 gene encoding arginine methyltransferase 7 isoform X2 has product MTVGKNGDMIKRANILVTEVFDTELIGEGAISTFHHALENLLEENSIVIPHTATIWAQVVESSTVCAWNTVHPIQYKNKCLLNIPQSVKCCSGAAAVHDIQLTQFPHTAFKPLLPAQPIFRFNFSGKTPLLYDDKVCLHVKPIANGTAHAIFMWWDLNMDIDNKVLLSCAPAWEHPDAKKLQDEGFSLTEIADLIPWRDHWMQAIYYLPVETPVTTNNEVSLIGYHDEYSLWFQLINKSVNEIPNCERPICSCSIHVAYCRTRIGQLNDQKRNDKYIKALEKKITSDTVCLCLSDGSLLGLAAIKLGAKKIFILETNFLSRKSMETFIQANGLTEKVEIIRSINDLPSENTINLIFGEPYFITSIVPWENLYFWYLISRYSSNIQRIPIGMTLMGVVVEFKDLHKIRAPLGICEDFDLSSFDKLIQMSSDKSDSPIEAQPLWEYPAKALSLPFVIKEFDLTNSVTEYENINISNTVPILENGMCNGVALWVNWHLDSEITVSTGPTAEIQPGKRISWDPFTRQGVHLFRDITNVTQQNILLSLFSFIPQHGNVKFDFQILSKNVK; this is encoded by the exons ATGACTGTTGGGAAAAATGGAGATATGATCAAGAGAGCAAATATTTTAGTTACTGAAGTATTTGATACTGAACTTATTGGAGAAGGAGCGATTTCCACATTTCATCATGCGCTTGAAAATCTTCTTGAA GAAAATAGTATAGTGATACCACATACTGCTACAATTTGGGCACAAGTTGTTGAGAGTTCTACTGTATGTGCATGGAATACAGTACATCcaattcaatataaaaataaatgtttgttaAATATACCGCAATCTGTCAAATGTTGTTCAGGAGCAGCTGCAGTACATGATATACAATTAACCCAATTTCCTCATACTGCATTTAAACCTTTATTACCAGCCCAACCTATATTTAG ATTTAATTTCTCTGGTAAAACACCTTTACTTTATGATGATAAAGTATGCTTGCATGTGAAACCAATTGCAAATGGTACAGCACATGCAATTTTTATGTGGTGGGATTTAAATATGGATATTGATAATAAG GTTTTATTAAGCTGTGCACCTGCATGGGAGCATCCTGATGCAAAGAAGTTACAAGATGAAGGTTTCAGTTTAACAGAGATAGCAGATTTAATACCATGGAGAGATCATTGGATGCAAGCTATTTACTATTTACCTGTAGAGACTCCAGTTACTACTAATAATGAAGTTAGCCTGATTGGCTACCATGACGAATATTCATTATGGTTTCAACTTATAAATAAATCAGT AAATGAAATACCAAATTGTGAAAGACCTATTTGCAGTTGTAGTATTCATGTTGCTTACTGCAGGACACGTATAGGGCAATTGAATGATCAAAAACGAaatgataaatatattaaagccttagaaaagaaaattacatCAGACACAGTTTGTTTATGTCTTTCAGACGGTAGCTTATTAGGTTTAGCAGCAATTAAATTGGGTGCAAAAAAGATATTCATTTTAGAGACAAACTTCTTATCTAGGAAAAGTATGGAGACATTTATTCAAGCTAACGGTCTTACAGAAAAAGTTGAGATTATTCGATCAATAAATGATTTACCGTCAGAAAATacgataaatttaatttttggtgaaCCGTATTTTATTACGTCAATTGTACCATGGGAAAACCTTTATTTCTGGTATCTTATTTCAAGATATTCTTCTAACATACAAAGGATTCCGATTGGCATGACGTTAATGGGTGTTGTAgttgaatttaaagatttacatAAAATACGAGCACCGCTTGGAATTTGTGAAGACTTTGATTTATCTAGCTTTGATAAACTTATACAG ATGTCAAGTGATAAAAGTGACAGTCCAATAGAAGCTCAACCATTGTGGGAATATCCTGCTAAAGCATTAAGTTTGCCTTTTGTCATTAAAGAATTTGATTTGACAAACAGTGTCACTGAAtacgaaaatataaatatttcaaacactGTGCCTATTTTAGA GAATGGGATGTGTAATGGCGTAGCGTTATGGGTCAATTGGCATTTGGATTCCGAGATTACAGTATCGACTGGACCTACTGCGGAAATACAACCTGGTAAACGGATATCGTGGGATCCGTTTACAAGGCAAGGTGTACATTTATTTAGAGACATAACAAATGTTACGCAACAGAATATTCTTTTATCATTATTTAGTTTTATACCACAACATGGAAATGTTAAAtttgattttcaaatattgtcaaagaatgtaaaataa